The following coding sequences are from one Candidatus Nitrosopumilus sp. SW window:
- a CDS encoding DUF1512 domain-containing protein: MDFTNFDIDQLFGMKDDTNPLMMLIWILPIIIFIFYGQRIQLYVTSGEIKKGIKKLDEFREESRTELLAYINKHLTPKNNPEKRIDQFLDYFTIMPVDMDPNGIVEKVQHTVRSREDYTREHVKSLFSEIDDVELSKVQTLLEIASSLQMIHKIINHMFLTAKKQNNYPLILPLQMILPFIMEQAEAMKEAIPVFKTGQPVGDGIGPMVVGKMMLNSPKEEISFQTSLAKTTFENRNLFLLKAEGPGSTVGRPADALESIISENKIDAVIMIDAALKMEGEDSASIARGFGAAIGGIGTEKFHIEAVATEKQIPIFSIVIKQSVKEAITLMTKEIADQADNVRSQVYEMIKENTKEGQSIVIIGVGNTVGVPQ, encoded by the coding sequence GTGGATTTTACAAATTTTGACATTGATCAGTTGTTTGGGATGAAAGACGATACCAATCCTCTGATGATGCTAATTTGGATTTTACCAATTATAATTTTCATTTTTTATGGACAACGTATTCAACTGTATGTAACATCAGGTGAAATCAAAAAAGGAATTAAAAAACTAGATGAGTTTAGAGAAGAATCTAGAACAGAACTACTTGCATACATTAACAAACATTTGACTCCAAAAAATAATCCTGAAAAAAGAATTGATCAATTCTTAGATTATTTTACAATTATGCCAGTTGATATGGATCCTAATGGAATTGTTGAAAAAGTACAACATACTGTAAGGTCAAGAGAAGATTATACTAGAGAACATGTAAAATCTCTTTTTTCAGAAATTGATGACGTTGAATTATCCAAAGTCCAAACTTTACTTGAAATTGCATCTTCATTACAAATGATTCATAAAATTATCAATCACATGTTCTTAACTGCAAAAAAACAAAACAATTACCCTTTAATTTTACCACTACAAATGATTCTTCCTTTTATAATGGAGCAAGCAGAAGCAATGAAAGAAGCAATTCCTGTATTTAAGACAGGACAGCCTGTAGGTGATGGAATTGGACCTATGGTTGTTGGAAAAATGATGTTAAATAGTCCTAAAGAAGAAATTTCATTTCAAACATCCCTCGCAAAAACTACATTTGAAAACAGAAATTTGTTTTTATTAAAAGCAGAGGGTCCTGGCTCAACAGTTGGTAGACCTGCTGATGCACTAGAATCAATTATTTCTGAAAACAAAATTGATGCAGTAATCATGATAGATGCTGCATTAAAAATGGAAGGTGAGGATTCTGCTTCTATTGCACGAGGATTTGGTGCTGCCATTGGGGGAATTGGAACTGAAAAATTCCACATTGAGGCAGTCGCAACTGAAAAACAAATTCCAATCTTTTCTATTGTAATAAAGCAATCTGTAAAAGAAGCCATAACTTTAATGACAAAAGAAATTGCAGACCAAGCTGATAATGTACGTTCACAAGTCTATGAAATGATTAAAGAAAATACTAAGGAAGGTCAATCTATAGTTATTATCGGTGTTGGAAATACTGTGGGGGTACCTCAATAA
- a CDS encoding TATA-box-binding protein: protein MPQTKPIVSVENVVASASVDQKMDLNEITRTFPDVEYHPDQFPGLVFRLKSPKTATLIFTSGKMVCTGSKSEEMARKAVKTVVQKLRKGGIKVKKDAVVEIQNIVASINLGGKIHLEQAARTLPRSMYEPEQFPGLIHRMLDPKTVILLFSSGKLVCTGAKKEPDVYRSVNNLHALLEEKDLMIYD, encoded by the coding sequence ATGCCACAAACCAAACCTATTGTAAGTGTTGAAAATGTTGTAGCTTCAGCATCTGTAGACCAAAAGATGGACTTGAATGAAATTACAAGAACATTTCCAGATGTAGAATATCATCCTGATCAATTTCCAGGATTAGTTTTCAGATTAAAGAGTCCAAAAACTGCAACATTAATTTTCACTTCAGGTAAAATGGTGTGTACTGGTTCTAAATCAGAAGAGATGGCAAGAAAAGCTGTAAAAACAGTTGTGCAAAAACTTCGTAAAGGTGGAATCAAAGTTAAGAAAGATGCAGTTGTAGAAATTCAAAATATTGTTGCATCAATTAATCTTGGTGGAAAAATTCACTTAGAACAAGCTGCAAGAACATTGCCAAGAAGTATGTACGAACCAGAACAATTTCCAGGACTTATTCATAGAATGCTAGATCCTAAAACAGTCATTTTGTTATTTTCCTCAGGAAAACTTGTCTGCACAGGAGCAAAGAAAGAACCAGATGTTTACAGATCTGTAAATAACTTACATGCATTACTAGAAGAAAAAGATCTAATGATTTATGACTAG
- a CDS encoding tRNA-binding protein has translation MSHVSYDDFAKLDIRVAKIIATEPIEGKSRIIKGRIDLGNDDQRDVIIGGAQYFQPEDIVGKIVIVLANLEPKKMAGVESNAMLLAADVDDKPFWLTVEEDIPLGSPIK, from the coding sequence ATGTCTCATGTGTCATATGATGATTTTGCAAAACTCGATATCAGAGTAGCAAAAATTATTGCAACAGAACCTATTGAAGGAAAATCTCGAATTATCAAAGGTAGGATTGATTTGGGAAATGATGATCAACGTGATGTAATTATTGGCGGTGCACAATATTTCCAACCTGAAGATATTGTTGGAAAGATTGTAATTGTCCTTGCAAATTTGGAACCAAAAAAAATGGCTGGAGTCGAATCAAATGCAATGCTTTTGGCTGCAGATGTTGATGATAAACCATTTTGGTTAACTGTTGAAGAAGACATTCCACTTGGAAGTCCTATAAAATAA
- a CDS encoding type II toxin-antitoxin system RatA family toxin: MATIEVKVQINAPIDKVWDVVSDIDNEPKFWKGTKEVKNISKNGNIINREITIAFRDQKCMQEVTIEPKKRIHAKFTKGILNGEKIVSLIPEENGTVLQTVWDIKMTGMMGMFTGMIKKHIKSGTEQAMQSIKKEIEM; encoded by the coding sequence ATGGCTACAATTGAAGTCAAAGTCCAGATTAACGCCCCAATTGACAAAGTTTGGGATGTAGTATCAGATATTGACAATGAGCCAAAATTTTGGAAAGGAACGAAAGAAGTGAAAAATATCTCAAAGAATGGAAATATCATTAATAGAGAAATAACAATAGCATTTCGTGATCAAAAATGCATGCAAGAAGTTACAATAGAGCCAAAAAAAAGAATTCATGCAAAATTCACCAAAGGTATTCTTAATGGTGAAAAAATAGTATCTCTAATTCCAGAAGAAAACGGAACCGTCCTTCAGACAGTATGGGATATTAAAATGACAGGGATGATGGGAATGTTTACAGGTATGATAAAAAAGCACATCAAAAGTGGCACAGAACAAGCCATGCAAAGCATCAAAAAAGAAATTGAGATGTAG